CCCGGACGCGGTCCTGATCCAGGACACCGCCTGGCCGGGCTATGAACAGATCCCGGGGTGGATCGTCGAGGGATACTCCACCCTCTGCGCCGAGATCGACGAGCAACTGAGGGCCGAACGGGTCGTCGAAGGCCCCGACCTCGTCTCGGTTCCGGTGGGCGTGGGGTCCTTGGCCCAGGCCGTGGTCACCCACTACCGCAGCCGCCCCTCCGGGCATGCCCCGGCGCTGCTGTCGGTGGAACCGGAGGCCGCGCCCTGCGTCCTGGAAAGCCTCCTCCTCGGAGCGCCCGTCAGTGTCACCACGCGGGAGACCAGCATGGCCGGGCTGAACTGCGGCACCCCGTCCAGCATCGCCTGGCCCCACCTGCGCGGCGGTCTGGACGCCGCGGTCGCCGTCACGGACGCCGACAGCGCCCGCGCGGCCGGAGACCTGGCCGCTGCCGGTGTCTCCTCGGGCCCCTGCGGAGCCGCGGCGCTCGCCGGTCTGCGCGCGGCGCTCACCGGCGTGGGAGCCGAGGAACGCCGTACGGCTCTGGAGCTGGGGCCGACCTCGGTGGTCGTGCTGCTGAGCACCGAGGGCACGGCCGCCAACCCGCACTCCAGCCACTGAACACGCGACACCGGAAAGACCCCTGTGTTGACCACTGCTCCTTGATGACCTCATCGCCGACGGGTTCGACCCGCTCGATCAGGAGGAGGTCGGCAGCGTGCTGACCCGCTTCGTGGCCGCGACCGGTGTCCTCGGGCTGCTGACCGTCGTGCCCGGACCGGACACGGCGGTGGTGACCCGACGTGCGCTCGTGGCCGGTTCCGGGGTCGCGCTGCGTGCCGTGGGCGGGATCGCAACCGGAACGTCGGGCGCCTGCAGCTGGCCGAGCAGCCGGGCCCGGCCGGTGGGCACCTCCAGCGAGCGGCACAGCCGCATGCCCGGGTGCCCGCCCGCTGCGAGCGCAACGGAGCGCCACAGCGTCTTCACCCCGGGCCCGGCACGGGCATAACGCGTAGTCAGGCCCTCGACCTGCTCAACGAACGTGCTCCGTCTGCAATCGGGGGCGTCGCAGAAGAACCGCCGGACCTCCAGCTTCACCACCACGCGGCGCCCGCCGACCGGGTATTCGGCCAGTCGCCGCCCATAAGGGCTGTGCACCCGGCGCGAGGCGGTCGCGCAGTCCGGGCACGCCAACTCCGGTACGGTGCTGTGGGCTTCGGCCACAACGACCCCGCTCATCTCGGTCAACCGGTCCGGCGCCATCCCCACGGCGTTCGGGAACAGTGCGTCCTTCAACGCGGACAGAACCCCCATGAACAGGGCATTCCCGCACTCAAACATGGAGCGTGAACTACGCCATCGTGACCGTCATGAAATTTCGCCCCGACCCCTGAAAACGGCCGGCGATGCTCTTCACTGCCCAGGCCGTTGTCTCGTCAACTGGAGCCGATTCGCCCGCCGGTGAAGGGTTTGGGGCGACTCGGCTCCGTCAAGGGCGCCTTCGGCGTCGAAAGCGCCGGGCTGCGCCCTCCCTGAACAGTTCGTCCCGGTCCAGGGTCCCACCGGTAATGCTTCAGGGCTGAACGCTTCGGAGCAGCGCCAAGCTGTTGTCGGGGGTCAGGCCGCTGAGCTTTTCGGGGTTGACCTGGAAGCGCAGGTTCTGGATGCGGCCGTCGACGAGGTCGAACGAGAGGGCGCCGACCGTGTGTCCGCCGAGGGTGGCCAGGACGCCGAGCTCGCCGTTGATGACGGCCGGCTCCATGGTCAGGGCGGCCAGTTCGGGCTTGGCCAGGAAACCCACGATCCAGCGCGCGACGTGGTCGGTGCCGTGGAGGGGGCGGCGGGCAGCGGTGACCTTGCCGCCGCCGTCGGACCAGGCGGTGACCTCGGGGGCGAGCAGTTCCATGACGGCGTTCAGGTCGCCGCCCGCGCAGGCCTCCATGAACTGGGCGGTGACCTGCCGACGCCGGGTCTGGTCGGCGTCGAAGCGGGGGCGGCGGGCCTGGACGTGCTCGCGTGCGCGGTGGGCAATCTGGCGGACTGTCGGCTCGGGACGTTCGAGGGTTTCGGCGATCTCGGCGTGCGAGTAGCCGAAGACCTCGCGGAGCAGGAAGACGGCGCGTTCGACGGGGCTTAGGGTTTCCAGGACGACCAGCATCGCGGTGGAGACGCTGTCGGCCAGTTCGGTCTCCGCGGCGATGTCGGGGGAGGTCAGCAGGGGCTCGGGGAGCCACGGCCCGACGTAGGTCTCGCGGGTCGCCCGTGCGGAGGTGAGGCGGTTCAACGAGAGGTTGGTGACCGTGCGCACCAGGTAGGCCTTGGGGTGGCGAACCGTGTCGCGGTCCGCGGTGCTCCAGCTCAGCCAGGTGTCCTGGAGGACGTCCTCGGCGTCGGTGACGCTGCCCAGCATGCGGTAGGCGGTGGCGAACAGCAGCCTGCGGTGTTCGAGGTACGGGTCCGGCTCATCCCTGGCGTCGATCATCGGCTCATGCTGCCAGCGCCGTAACCAGGGCGGCAAGGCCCGAGATCGCGGCGCTGGGAGCCGATGAGCCCGTCATGCCGTGGGCTTGCGGGTGGCGCGGCCGCCCTTGGAGACGATGGTGGTGACGTTCATGCGCTTGCTGAACCGGTAGGTAGTGAGCGGGCTGCCGCTGACCGTCTCCTTGTACGCGACGGCGATCCGGCCAGTGAGGTGCATACGGCGGGGGGTGTCGTCGGCCTTGGTGAACTGGATGACGGCATCACGGCGGCCGAGGCTGACCGGCTGGTGGAAGTAGCCGAAGCGGAACGGCTTGACGGCCTTGCCGCGCACGAGCCGCGCGATGGTGTCGGCGGTGTACTGGGCGGTGGGCAGGCCGCTCTGGCAGGTGCCGTGGATCTGTCCCCAGGCCAGACGGACGGCGGCGGCGTCGCCGATGGCGTGGATCT
Above is a genomic segment from Streptomyces sp. R21 containing:
- a CDS encoding diaminopropionate ammonia-lyase; translated protein: MTDNASSPCTLPWFARPDARAWRCEPAPTEVRVFHASLPGYAPTPLTELPSLASEMGVARVFVKDESRRLGLPAFKALGASWAVHRTLAERAANGGEQGPVTLVTATDGNHGRAVARMAHRVGQRAHVFVPQGVHPQAVAAIVAEQAEVTEVAGSYDEAVRLAAEAAAAPDAVLIQDTAWPGYEQIPGWIVEGYSTLCAEIDEQLRAERVVEGPDLVSVPVGVGSLAQAVVTHYRSRPSGHAPALLSVEPEAAPCVLESLLLGAPVSVTTRETSMAGLNCGTPSSIAWPHLRGGLDAAVAVTDADSARAAGDLAAAGVSSGPCGAAALAGLRAALTGVGAEERRTALELGPTSVVVLLSTEGTAANPHSSH
- a CDS encoding transposase family protein, with translation MGVLSALKDALFPNAVGMAPDRLTEMSGVVVAEAHSTVPELACPDCATASRRVHSPYGRRLAEYPVGGRRVVVKLEVRRFFCDAPDCRRSTFVEQVEGLTTRYARAGPGVKTLWRSVALAAGGHPGMRLCRSLEVPTGRARLLGQLQAPDVPVAIPPTARSATPEPATSARRVTTAVSGPGTTVSSPRTPVAATKRVSTLPTSS
- a CDS encoding RNA polymerase sigma-70 factor yields the protein MIDARDEPDPYLEHRRLLFATAYRMLGSVTDAEDVLQDTWLSWSTADRDTVRHPKAYLVRTVTNLSLNRLTSARATRETYVGPWLPEPLLTSPDIAAETELADSVSTAMLVVLETLSPVERAVFLLREVFGYSHAEIAETLERPEPTVRQIAHRAREHVQARRPRFDADQTRRRQVTAQFMEACAGGDLNAVMELLAPEVTAWSDGGGKVTAARRPLHGTDHVARWIVGFLAKPELAALTMEPAVINGELGVLATLGGHTVGALSFDLVDGRIQNLRFQVNPEKLSGLTPDNSLALLRSVQP